Proteins encoded together in one Benincasa hispida cultivar B227 chromosome 1, ASM972705v1, whole genome shotgun sequence window:
- the LOC120092040 gene encoding auxin response factor 9 has protein sequence MANRGGGSFLPSNVSTQGWRRDELYIELWRVSAGPLVEIPRVNEKVLYFPQGHMEQLEASTNQELNQKLPLFNLSSKILCRVVDIRLLAEQDSDEVYIQATLMPEANQELPTIPDPSPPECRKAKVHSFCKVLTASDTSTHGGFSVLRKHATECLPPLDMTQQTPTQELVAKDLHGYEWRFKHIFRGQPRRHLLTTGWSTFVTSKRLVAGDSFVFLRGENGELRVGVRRLARQQSSMPSSVISSHSMHLGVLATASHAVSTQTRFVVYYKPRASQFIVSLNKYMEAMNNKFSVGMRFKMRFEGEESAERRFSGTIVGVDDMSSHWPNSEWRSLRIQWDELASIQRPDRVSPWEIEPFVAPASPSIPHSIPVKNKRPRPPLEIQDSDNSTVTTLRHPGSTQSHDDRTQLTVAAAEIKRFENHATWHYKQTDVSSNENSVSRTAMEGSWLTSPSGCVSQHRLQDLTDDRKSSSVWTTVFPGAPAAHLTCPTPRSSNPKSDQIRDLGEKGRKTEVASSCRLFGIELINHSKSPIPPERSTDQPMSTPKEITDAEQNSNQPKVSKERKLGLLQVPPKEIQHKQNSSTSSRSRTKVQMQGMAVGRAVDLTTLEGYVQLIDELEKMFDIKGELRPRNKWEIVFTDDEGDTMLMGDYPWQEFCNMVRRIYIWSSQDVKMGSGSKLAMSAIECDGTVITSESADS, from the exons ATGGCTAATCGGGGAGGAGGGTCGTTTTTACCCTCAAATGTCTCGACTCAAG GTTGGCGAAGAGATGAACTTTATATTGAGCTATGGAGGGTCTCGGCTGGGCCTCTTGTGGAAATTCCTCGAGTTAATGAGAAGGTTTTATATTTTCCTCAAGGTCACATGGAACAG TTGGAGGCATCTACAAATCAGGAGCTAAATCAGAAACTTCCTTTGTTTAATCTTTCCTCAAAAATTCTCTGTCGAGTAGTTGATATCCGGCTGCTG GCAGAGCAGGACTCAGATGAGGTTTATATACAGGCAACTTTAATGCCAGAAGCAAAT CAAGAGTTACCTACAATTCCTGATCCTTCACCCCCAGAGTGTCGAAAAGCAAAAGTCCATTCATTTTGCAAGGTCTTAACTGCTTCTGATACTAGCACCCATGGCGGGTTCTCCGTGCTTCGGAAACATGCCACAGAATGCCTGCCTCCATTG GATATGACCCAGCAGACCCCAACTCAGGAACTCGTAGCCAAAGATCTTCATGGTTATGAGTGGCGATTCAAGCATATATTTAGGG GTCAGCCACGAAGGCATTTACTGACGACCGGATGGAGCACCTTTGTTACTTCTAAGAGACTAGTTGCTGGAGATTCTTTTGTGTTCTTGAG GGGGGAAAATGGGGAATTGCGAGTTGGAGTGAGGCGTCTTGCTCGCCAACAAAGCAGCATGCCTTCGTCTGTGATTTCGAGTCACAGCATGCACTTAGGAGTGCTTGCTACTGCATCTCATGCCGTGTCGACTCAAACTCGCTTTGTTGTCTATTATAAGCCAAG GGCAAGCCAGTTTATCGTTAGCTTGAATAAGTACATGGAGGCAATGAACAATAAGTTCTCGGTTGGGATGAGGTTCAAGATGAGGTTTGAGGGAGAGGAGTCTGCAGAGAGAAG GTTTTCGGGTACCATAGTTGGAGTTGACGACATGTCTTCTCATTGGCCCAATTCAGAATGGCGATCTCTGAGA ATTCAATGGGATGAACTTGCATCTATCCAGAGACCTGATAGAGTTTCACCATGGGAGATTGAACCTTTTGTAGCTCCTGCGTCCCCAAGCATTCCGCACTCTATTCCCGTAAAGAATAAAAGGCCTCGGCCTCCACTTGAAATTCAAG ATTCTGATAATTCAACTGTAACAACTCTACGACACCCAGGATCAACTCAATCACATGATGATAGAACACAGCTGACTGTTGCTGCTGCTGAAattaaaagatttgaaaatcATGCAACATGGCATTACAAGCAAACAGATGTTAGCAGCAATGAAAATTCTGTATCAAGGACGGCAATGGAGGGCTCTTGGTTAACATCCCCAAGTGGCTGTGTTTCTCAGCATCGGTTACAGGATTTGACAGATGATCGTAAAAGCAGTTCTGTTTGGACGACGGTCTTCCCAGGAGCACCAGCAGCACACTTGACATGTCCAACTCCACGCTCATCAAATCCAAAGAGTGACCAAATACGTGACCTTGGGGAAAAGGGGAGGAAAACTGAGGTGGCTTCAAGCTGTCGCTTGTTTGGGATCGAACTCATCAATCATTCTAAGAGCCCGATTCCTCCTGAAAGGTCAACTGATCAACCAATGAGCACACCAAAAGAAATCACTGATGCAGAGCAGAACTCAAACCAGCCAAAGGtttctaaagaaagaaaattaggaCTCTTACAAGTACCTCCTAAAGAGATCCAGCACAAGCAGAACAGCTCGACCAGCAGCCGAAGCCGTACCAAG GTTCAAATGCAGGGGATGGCTGTTGGACGTGCGGTAGACCTTACCACATTGGAGGGGTATGTTCAACTCATTGATGAACTGGAGAAGATGTTTGATATCAAGGGAGAACTCCGCCCTCgtaataagtgggagattgttttCACTGACGACGAAGGAGATACGATGCTCATGGGCGATTACCCGTGGCA GGAATTCTGTAACATGGTGAGAAGAATATATATATGGTCAAGTCAGGATGTGAAAATGGGTTCAGGTAGCAAACTTGCAATGTCTGCAATCGAATGTGACGGGACAGTAATAACCTCAGAGTCGGCTGACAGCTGA